The following proteins are co-located in the Camelina sativa cultivar DH55 chromosome 12, Cs, whole genome shotgun sequence genome:
- the LOC104730703 gene encoding proline synthase co-transcribed bacterial homolog protein, whose amino-acid sequence MAAPAVEATAATALRSVILRARKAAEQVGRDPERVRVLAVSKTKPVSLIRQIYDAGHRCFGENYVQEIIDKAPQLPEDIEWHFVGHLQSNKAKTLLTGVPNLAMVHGVDGEKVANHLDRAVSNLGRHPLKVLVQVNTSGEVSKSGIEPSSVVELARHVKLHCPNLVFSGLMTIGMPDYTSTPENFRTLSNCRADVCKALGVAEDQFELSMGMSGDFEQAIEMGSTNVRVGSTIFGPREYPKKAT is encoded by the exons ATGGCAGCTCCAGCGGTGGAGGCAACCGCCGCAACTGCTCTCCGGTCTGTCATTCTGAGGGCTCGTAAGGCGGCGGAGCAAGTAGGAAGAGATCCGGAGCGGGTCAGGGTCCTTGCGGTCTCAAAGACTAAACCGGTCTCACTTATCCGCCAAATCTACGATGCAGGACACCGCTGCTTCGGCGAGAATTACGTCCAGGAAATCATCGATAAAGCTCCACAG CTTCCTGAAGATATAGAGTGGCACTTCGTGGGACATTTGCAGAGCAACAAAGCCAAAACGCTACTGA CTGGAGTACCTAACTTGGCAATGGTTCATGGTGTAGATGGCGAAAAG GTAGCAAACCATCTAGATCGAGCTGTTTCAAACCTTGGGAGACATCCACTAAAGGTTCTGGTCCAAGTGAATACAAGCGGAGAAGTGT CAAAATCTGGAATCGAACCTTCCAGTGTTGTAGAGCTAGCAAGACATGTGAAACTCCACTGTCCGAATCTTGTATTCTCCGGATTAATGACTATTGGGATGCCTGACTATACGTCTACTCCAGAGAACTTCAGG ACACTTTCAAACTGTAGAGCTGATGTGTGCAAGGCACTTGGAGTGGCTGAGGATCAATTTGAACTGTCCATGGGCATGTCGGGTGACTTCGAGCAAGCG ATTGAAATGGGAAGCACCAATGTCAGGGTTGGTTCCACAATTTTTGGACCACGAGAGTACCCCAAAAAAGCAACATAG